The Aeromonas encheleia genomic sequence ACAACCTCGACAACAACGACCCCGCGGTGCAGGCCCTCAAGGAGGGTGAGACCCTGCCGAGCGAGCACTTCGTGGTCAAGAGCGCCGATGGCTCCGCCGAGCACGGCGTCACCGTCACCATCACCGGCACCAACGACGACGCCAGCATCGGCGTCGCCACCCCGGGTGCTGACCAGGGCGCGGTCAAAGAAGATGTGACCCTCACCACCGGCGGCAAGCTGGTCGCCACCGATGTCGATCAGGGCGAGGCCCGCTTCCAGCCCCAGGACCAGGTCAAGGGCGCCCACGGCACCTTCAGCCTCGATGCCGACGGCAATTGGACCTACAACCTCGACAACAACGACCCCGCGGTGCAGGCCCTCAAGGAGGGTGAGACCCTGCCGAGCGAGCACTTCGTGGTCAAGAGCGCCGATGGCTCCGCCGAGCACGGCGTCACCGTCACCATCACCGGCACCAACGACGACGCCAGCATCGGCGTCGCCACCCCGGGTGCTGACCAGGGCGCGGTCAAAGAAGATGTGACCCTCACCACCGGCGGCAAGCTGGTCGCCACCGATGTCGATCAGGGCGAGGCCCGCTTCCAGCCCCAGGACCAGGTCAAAGGCGCCCACGGCACCTTCAGCCTGGATGCCGACGGCAACTGGACCTACAACCTCGACAACAACGACCCCGCGGTACAGGCCCTCAAGGAGGGTGAGACCCTGCCGAGCGAGCACTTCGTGGTCAAGAGCGCCGATGGCTCCGCCGAGCACGGCGTCACCGTCACCATCACCGGCACCAACGACGACGCCAGCATCGGCGTCGCCACCCCGGGTACTGACCAGGGCGCGGTGAAAGAAGACGTCACCCTCACCACCGGCGGCAAGCTGGTCGCCACCGACGTCGATCAGGGCGAGGCCCGCTTCCAGCCCCAGGACCAGGTCAAGGGCGCCCACGGCACCTTCAGCCTCGATGCCGACGGCAACTGGACCTATAACCTCGACAACAACGACCCCGCGGTACAGGCCCTCAAGGAGGGTGAGACCCTGCCGAGCGAGCACTTCGTGGTCAAGAGCGCCGATGGCTCCGCCGAGCACAGCGTTACCGTCACCATCACCGGCACCAACGAAGCGCCCGATGCCCGGGACGATGGCGCCAGCACCCAGCAGACGGTCACGCTCGATGGCCAGAACTGGGATACCAGTGGCGATATCAAGGTCGATTACTATGTCATCGATGCGACGACCGGGTTGAAGATCGCCAATGCCGAGCAGTCGGATTACACCGGCGACGGTGATCATCGCTACGGGGTGAAGTCAGACATTGAGCAGCCCAATGCGGATGCGGTGCAGGCGGGACAGCTTGGTTATCTGGACAGCGAAAACAAGAGTGAAGCCATGCGCTTTACCTTCCAGCAAGGGCAGGTCGCCGATCACGCATCCATCGAGATCAAGAATCTGTGGTCTGATCGTTTCAATGGCGGCTGGGAGCCCGGCTGTGAGCGCGGCGTATGGAAGGCCTTCTATAAGGGTGAGCTGATCGCAACCGGTGTCTTTGAAGGCACCTCTGGCGGGAAGCAGACGCTCCAGATCGAGGCCGGCGGCCGCTACTTCGACACCATTGAGATGTCGGCCATTGGCTACAAAGATGGCATCGTCGATCCGCAAGGCTCCGAATACTTCATCACCAAGGTGACGGCAGACCTGACCCACTTCGATCAGGCCTTCCAGACCAACGAGACAGGCAGCCTCGATCTCGATGTACTGAAGAATGACACCGATCCCAATCAGGATGCGATCGCCATCGTAGAGGGCAGCTACCCGGACTACATCACGCTGGTGAATGGCAAGCTGCACTTCGATGCAGCCAAATATCTCCAGACATTGCCGGCGGGGCAACGTGACCTGCAACCGGGAGAGGTCAAGTCGATCGAGTTTGAATACAGCATCCGGGATATCCACGGCGCAACCGATCAGGCCAAGGTCACCATCACCATCATCGGCGATCCCCTCTCCGGCACGGCCCCGCTACATGTCGAGATGCAGGAAGGCGATCTGGCGGGAGGCGCCACCGCTCACAGTGAGGGCCTGCTGCCGGGCGCCCATGAGGCAACCCCTCATGACTACCGCTTTGCGACCCAGCAGAGCGGGGCCGAGGTGCACAGCGGCGGCAACCCCCTCAGTTATGAGGTCAGTCAGGATGGCCTGCAGCTGACAGGCTTCATCATGGAAGGGGGACAGAAGGTTAACGTGCTGGTCGCGCAGCTGGATCCCCAGCAAGGCTCCTATCAGTTGGATCTCTTCCGGCCGCTGGACCATGGCCTGCCGGGCAAGGATCTGCTCTCCCTCCCGTTCGACATGAATATCCAGGTCGGGAACCAGCTTACTCAGGGGAAACTGATCGTCGACATCATCGACAGCGCCCCCACCCCCGGCACCATCAGTCATGCGGTGGGCGATGTGGAGCCACAATCCAACTCCGTCATCATAGCGCTGGATATGTCAGGCTCGATGAAAGACTACGTGCACGATGCCAACGGCCAGTGGACAACCCGTTGGTCTATTTCCCAGCAGGCCATCAAGGCGATGTTCGAGCAATATGACAAGGCGGGAGAGGTGCAGTTCAAGATTGCGACTCATGCGGGCTATCCGGATGGTCAGGTCTCCGGCTGGTTGCACTCCCTTGCCGATATCCAGGCCTTCTTCGACACCATAGTTCCATCAGGCTGGACTCCCTATTATCAGGCGCTGAACCAGCTCGATGCCATTCTGAGCAACCCGCAGGATCAGGTTGCCATGGAGGGTACCAACAAGCAGTTCTATTTCCTCTCCGATGGCGCCCCCTCCGACTTCGGCTACTGGACCAACGGTTCATACAAGTCCCAGGAGATACGTGACCGGCTGATGAGTGGCATCAGCCCGGATGAAGTGGGCGGGGAGCAGCACTATCAGGAGCTGCTCAAGGGTACCGTTTCGCCTACCAAGGCTGAACAGTTCCTCATCCTGGGTGAGTCCATGGATCACATCATGGACAAACACGGCAACCCCTTCGACAGCATGAACATGCTGGCCATAGGCCAGAGCTCGTCACTCGAGTACCTGACGCCACTGGCCGGCCAGGATGGCACCGCCATCCTGGTAGAAAAGGATGCCGATGTCGTCAACATCCTGACGGAATCGGTGCCGGGTCAACTGCAGGGTGATGTCACCTTGCAGTCGATCGAGGGCGAATGGGTGCAGAGCCTGACCCACGATGACCGCACCTACTTCTATGACCAGACCAAGGGCGGCATCTTCATCCATGACAGCGCGACCGACAACAAGGTGGTCGATGGCGCCAAGCTGACGCTCGATACCACCAACGGCAAGCTGGTACTGAACTTTGAAACCGGGCAGTACGACTATCAGGCCAAGGATGTGCATGGGAATGGGCAGGACAAGTTCCTGCTCACCTTGCGCGACGGTGATGGCGATACCGCAGATACCGCTCTGGTTATCGACGTCACGGATCTGCAAGGTGGCGTCAGCGCATCACCGCTGACTCTGGGGACGGCTGAGAAGCCTGCCGCCTTTGCCCTCTCGGCCCCGCTGCTCGGTTCAGAGGCGCAGGATGAGCTCATCGAGCTCCCCGTCAGCCAGCCGGCGGCACCTGCCAGCCATCTGGAGAGCCTGACAGCAAACGGGATAGCCATCGGCGACCTGCTTGATCATGATGAGATGGACAGCCTGCTCACTCAGGTGGCGCCGGCCACGCAGGACTCCCCGGGTATTGCGGGTGAAGGTGCGGCCATGTCGGCGCTGCCGGATGGCAATGTCCCTGACTTGCTCAGCCATACCATGCCCAATCCGGTATTTGATGAGCTGTTGTCACAACAGCAATTTATCCAGTAACCCCTCAAACCAGGCCCCCAACCCAAACGTTGGGGGCTTTTTTGTATGCCGACATGCCCCATTGAACCCCGCTCACACCCCACGAAACAGTTAACCGCTCACAGTTTAAGATCCTGATCTGGAGTAATATCCCACTCTCCCCTCATCCCCACGATCGAAGAGGCATGTTCTCCTGACCGACCTCAACTGCGAGCCGACCTACATGAAGCAGACCCTACTCTCCCTGACCCTGGCCAGCCTGTTGGCACTGCCGGCGTTTCTCCCCTCTATTGCCTGGGCTGCCCCGGTACGCTCCCTGCAAAAAGAGCAGAATTACGATCAATACATCAGCAAGCGCCAGGTGGTGGATCAGCTGCTGGCGGATGCCTGGCAGATCTTCAAGTCACCGGCCAGGGTCTCGACCGCCGGGTTCACCGCCAAGATGCCGAGCAACATGGAGCGGGTCACCGAGCTCTTGCTGCAGGCCTATCAGCTCGAGCCCTATCGCACCGATCTGCTCATCTCGGCGGCCAACGCCCAGATCTACAACGGCAACGTGGAGCGGGCCATCAACCTGTTCGAGCAGGCCCTCACCACGGCGCCGGACGACTTGGACCTCAACAGCTACCTCGCCACCTGGCAGCGCTTCAAGGGCGATCAGGCCAAATCTGATACCTATCTCAAGCGAGTGAGCGAGCTCAATGGCGGGCGCGCCGCCGATCTGCAGCGCCTGTTCGATACCGTTGACCGGGTCAACGCCACCCCGCTCAAGGAGCAGGGGGAGCGCTCACCCAAGCCGGGCAACAGGGCCATCGTCACTTTGGGCTATGCCCTCAATCCGGATGGCAGCATGCACGACATCCTGCTGGGCCGGCTGGAGACCACCCGCTCCCTGGCCCAGGCCAACCCGGCCGCGCTCATCATACTGACCGGCGGCGTGCCCCAGAACCGCCAGACCGAGGGCAAGCTGATGGCGGACTGGCTGGTGAAGAAGGGCATAGACCGCTCGCGCATCATCGAGGAGAACTACGCCACCAGCACGGTGGAGAACGCCCTCTACAGCGGCTATGCCCTCGCCCGCCACCAGATCCAGTACGCGACCCTGGTGAGCTCCGCCAGCCATGTGCGCCGGGGCCAGACCCTGCTGGAGATCGCCTGCTGGCAGAGCGGTCCGGCCGGGATCCAGATAGACAGCGTCAGCTACCCGGACCAGCCGCTGTCGACCCTGGCCAAGGTGAGCGACGGCGAGCTGCTCGGCATCTACCGGGATGCCCTGCGCACCTACGGCCTGTGGAGCTACCGCTCGGCCCCGCTGATCGAACGCTAGGCCCCTGGGCCCCATCGACAGATACCCGCCGCTTGGCGGGTATCTTGTTTTCCCCCTGTTCTCGTCCCCTCATCAGCCCCGCCTATCTGAGTTGCCTCCCCCGCAGGATCCGGCTCGATTGCCAGCCAGCGAATAAGCATCCCCGCATTTGAGATATCCATATCTCATTGTTTCATTTCAGTTATTTATCTAAGAACCATAGCGTCTTAATGCAGGTTTCTCGTTCCTTCAGTCAGCGGGTCATTACGGGAAAGATGGCGTCTCCATCCCCGAAATCAGGAACGACATCATGACAGGAAAAGGAACTTCCCTCTGGCTGGCGGCGCTGGCGCTGGTCGTGCAATCCGCCCAGGCGGTCGAGGTCACGGTGGCCTACCAGACCTCGGCCGAACCCGCCAAGGTGGCCCAGGCCGACAACAGCTTCGCCAAAGAGAGCGGCGCCAAGGTGGACTGGCGCAAGTTTGACAGCGGCGCCAGCGTGGTCAGGGCGCTCGCCTCCGGCGACGTACAGATCGGCAACATAGGCTCCAGCCCGCTGGCGGTGGCGGCCAGCCAGAACGTGCCCATCGAGGTGTTCCTGCTCGCCTCCAAGCTCGGTGACTCCGAGGCACTGGTGGTGAAGAAGGGGCTCTCGACGCCTCAGGATCTGGTCGGCAAGCGCATCGCCGTGCCCTACAGCTCCACCACCCACTACAGTCTGCTGGCAGCGCTCAAGCACTGGGGAGTCGATCCCACCAAGCTGGAGATTGTGAACCTGCAACCACCGGCCATCATCGCCGCCTGGCAGCGCGGCGACATCGACGGTGCCTATGTCTGGGCCCCGGCCCTCAACAAGCTGACCAAAGAAGGATCCGTGCTGACCGATTCGGCCCAGGTCGGCAGCTGGGGCGCCCCGACCCTGGATGTGTGGGTGGTGCGCAAGGACTTTGCCAAGGCCCATCCCGAGGTGGTGCAGGCCTTCGTCAAGAGCAACCTGGCGGCGCAGCAGGCCTACCTCGACAACCCGGCCGACTGGCTGGCCCAACCGGCCAATCTGGACAAGCTGGCGAGTTTGAGCGGCGTCTCCGTGGCCGAGGTGCCCGATCTGGTGCGCGGCAACACCTACCTCGGCGCCCGTGAGCAGAGCGCCCAGCTCGGCAGCCTGGTGAACCAGACCATCGTCGATACCGCCCGCTTCCTAGAGACCCAGGGCAAGGTGCCGAGCGCCGCCCCCGACTACAGCCAGTTCGTGACCGATCGCTTCGTCAAGCCCCTGGCCCAATGACCCTGAGGAGAAGACCATGCTGCAGCTCGCCTATGTCTCTGCCGAATACGCCGGCAAGAAGGTGCTCGACAACATCAGCCTGAGCCTGGCCGAGGGCGAACTGATGGTGGTGCTAGGCCCGTCCGGGTGCGGCAAGACCACCCTGCTCAACCTCATCGCCGGATTCGAGCCCTGCCAGAACGGCCAGATAAGCCTGCAGGGCAAGCCGGTGAGGGGCCCGGGCGCCGAGCGCGGCGTGGTGTTCCAGAGCGAGGGGCTGCTGCCCTGGCGCAACGTGCAAGACAACGTCGCCCTCGGCCTGCAGCTGGCCGGGGTGCCCCGCGCCGAGCGAAGTGAGCAGGCACTGACCCTGCTGCGCAAGGTCGGTCTGGAGGGGGCGGCCGAGCGCCCCATCTGGCAGCTCTCCGGCGGTCAGCGCCAGCGGGTCGGCATTGCCCGCGCCCTGGCCACCCGGCCACAGCTGTTGCTGCTGGACGAGCCGTTCGGCGCGCTCGACGCCTTCACCCGCGAGCAGATGCAGACCCTGCTGCTGCGGCTGTGGCATGAGGGGCGTCGTCAGGTGCTGCTGATCACCCACGACATCGAGGAGGCGGTGTTCCTGGCCAGCGAGCTGGTGCTGCTCTCCCCCTCCCCGGGCCGGGTGGTGGAGCGACTGAGCCTGGATTTTGGTCGCCGCTTCGCCGCCGGCGAACCCTGCCGCAGCATCAAGTCCGATCCGGCCTTCATCGAGCGGCGCGAATATGTGCTAAGCCGGGTCTTCAACGAGCGTGAGGCCTTCGCATGAGCATCGCCCTCGTCCGATCCACCGCCGCCGGTCGTGTCCTGCGCTGGCCGCTGCCACGGCGGCTGAGCCTGAGTCTCGCCACCCTGCTCGCCCTGCTGGCCCTGTGGTGGCTGGTGGCCCGGCTCGGCTGGGTCGATCCGCTGTTCCTGCCGCCCCCCGGCCGGGTGCTGGCCCAGCTCGTAACCCTGGCCGGCCCACAGGGCTTCATGGACGCCACCCTGTGGCAACACCTGGGCGCCAGCCTGCAGCGCATCCTCATCGCCCTGCTGGCGGCGGCGGTGTTCGGCATCTCGGCCGGCCTCGCCATGGGGCTGAGCCCCACGGTGCGCGGCATGCTGGATCCACTGATCGAGCTCTATCGGCCGGTGCCGCCGCTGGCCTACCTGCCGCTCATGGTGATCTGGTTTGGCATCGGAGAAACATCCAAGGTGCTGCTCATCTATCTGGCCATCTTCGCCCCTGTGGCCATGGCGACCCTGGCCGGGGTGCAGAGCGCGCAACAGGTGCGGCTGCGGGCGGCCCGCTCGCTCGGCGCCTCCAGGCTGCAGGTGCTGTGGCATGTAATCCTGCCGGGCGCCCTGCCCGAGATCCTGACCGGGCTGCGCATCGGCCTCGGCGTGGGCTGGTCGACCCTGGTGGCGGCGGAGCTGATCGCCGCCACCCGAGGGGTGGGCTTCATGGTGCAGTCTGCCGGCGAGTTTCTGGCCACCGATGTGGTGCTGGCAGGCATTCTGGTGATCGCCCTGGTCGCCTTCGTATTGGAACTGGGTTTACGCGCACTGCAGCGCAGGCTGACGCCCTGGCATGGTGAAGGACAATGAACGACAAGCTGACCGTCCTCATGGTGATCCTTCACATCGTCTTCGTATTGGAACTGGGCTTGCGAGCCCTGCAGCGTCGACTGACGCCTTGGCATGGAGAAAGCATATGCACGACAAGCTGACGATTACCCCGCTCGGGCCCCACATCGGCGCCGAGATCGCCGGCCTCACCCTGGCCGAGCCCCTGACGCAGGAGCACTTCGAGCAGCTCCATCGTGCCCTGTTGAAGTATCAGGTGTTGTTCCTGCGGGATCAGCCCATCAGCCCAAGGCAACAGCGGGCGCTGGCGAACCGCTTCGGGGATCTGCACATCCACCCCGTCTATCCCCACGCGGAGGAGGCCGAGGAGATCATCGTGCTCGATACCCACGACGACAATCCGCCGGACAACGACAACTGGCACACCGATGTGACCTTCATCGAGACCCCGCCGGCGCTGGCCATCCTGGCCGCCAAGCAGCTGCCCCCCAGCGGCGGGGACACCCTCTGGGCCAGCGGGATCGCGGCGCTGGCGGCGCTCTCCCCGCCTTTGCAAAAACTGCTGGCGGGGCTGGAGGCCGAGCACGACTTCACCAAGTCATTCCCGGCCCACCGCCACAACGGCAGCGAAGAGGAACGCCAGCGCTGGCAGGCCGCCGTGGCCAACAACCCGCCCCTGCGCCACCCGGTGCTGCGCACCCACCCGGTGAGCGGGCGGCAGGCGCTGTTTGTCAACGAGGGCTTCACCAGCCGGCTGCCGGATCTGCCAGCCCGGGAGAGCGAGGCGCTGCTGGGCTTCCTGTTTGACCATATCCGTCGGCCCGAATTTCAGGTGCGCTGGCGCTGGCAGGAGAACGACATCGCCATCTGGGACAACAGGGTGACCCAGCACTATGCCAACGCCGACTACCTGCCGGCGCGTCGGGTGATGCACAGGGCCACCATCCTCGGGGACAAGCCCTACTGGCGGCCTTGAGCGAAAGAGATCCACCGGGTGATGCACAGGGCCGCCATGCTGGGGGCAAATCCTGCTGGCGGCCATAACGAAGAGGCCCGCCAATATGGCGGGCCTCTTCTGCTTTCAAGACACCTCAGCCGCGCAGATCCAGCACTGGGCTGAAACCCCCGAAGATCATGCGGGCACCATCGAACGGCATCGCCAGATTGGCAGGATTGCTCGGGTCCATCCTGGCGTCTTTCATTATCTTCGCCATGGCCTCATCCCGGGTGGCCTTGTCCGGCCACTCCACCCAAGAGAAGACCACGCTCTCATCTTCCTTCGCCGCCACGGCGCGGTAAAAGTCGGTCAGCTTGCCGTGAGGCACGTCGTCCCCCCAGCCCTCCAGCACCCGGGTGGCGCCGTATTCGAGGAAGATGGGATCAATTTGCCGAGCGTGATCGATCAGGGCCTGCTTGCTGGCCGTGGGCACGGCGAGCACGAATCCATCTATATATGACATGACACTCTCCTCCTTATTGAGGATCTCAGCATAGCAAGGGGTGCTGCCCGCTGCGCTGCCCAGCGTGAGTGCCCGTCAGATCGCCACCAGTCGCTCCAGATCGCTGCGCGTGAGGTGTTTGGTATCCACCTTCACGTAGAGCGAGCGTTCGGCTTCGACCAGCAGCACGTCGCTCACCCCCTCACAGGCGCGGATCTTCTGCTCCAGCGCGGGGGTCGCGGCGACCCCCTCCGGCAGCACTATGCGCAGGCTGCTCACATAGGGGGGCTCCTGCATGGTCAGGCTTATCCCCAGCCAGAGCAGGGCCAGCACGGCGCAGCTGCCGAACACCAGGGGCGCACCGCCGAGGCTGTAGAACAGGCCGCCCAGGCTGCCACCGATGGCGACCCCGATGAACTGGCTGGTGGAGTAGACCCCCATGGCAGTGCCCTTGTAACCCGGTGGCGACTCCTTGCTGATGAGCGACGGCAGCAGCGCCTCCATCACGTTGAAGCCGATGAAGAAGAGCTGCAGCCCGGCGAGCAGGCCCCACAGCTGCAACCCGGCTTGCCACAGCACCACTTCGGCGATGAGCATCACCAGCACGCAAGCCTGGAATACCCGCTTCATCTGGCGGCGTTTTTCGGCATAGATGATGAAGGGCACCACGCTGACAAAGGCGACCAGCATGGTGACCAGATAGGCCTGCCACTGGCTGTCACGGGGCAGACCGGCCTGCTCCAGCAGCGGCGGCAGCGCCACGAAGCTCGACATCAGCAGGGTGTGCACGCAGAGGATGCCGAGGTTGAGTTTGAGCAGGCGCGGGTTGGTGAGCACTGTGCGGATCCCCCCCTTCACCAGCGCCGACTCGCGGTTGCGCAGGTGGCTGGTCGGGGTCGGCACCCACCACAGGGTGATGCCGATGCCCCCCAGCGCCAAGAGGGCGATCAGCCAGAACAGGCCGGACAGCCCCAGCGCGTGGGTGATGAGGGGGCCCGTCACCATGGCGATAGCGAAGGTGATGCCAAAGCTCACCCCGATGAAGGCCATCGCCTTGGTGCGGTTCTGCTCGCGGGTGAGATCCGAGAGCAGCGCCATGACGGCCGCCGAGATGGCGCCGCTGCCCTGCAGGGCACGGCCGACGATGACCCCCAAGATGGAGTCGCTGAGGGCGGCGATGACGGCCCCAAGGGCGAACATCAGCAGGCCGCCGACGATGAGCGGCTTTCTGCCGATGCGATCGGAGAGCAGGCCGAACGGGATCTGGAACAGCGCCTGGGTCATGCCATAGATGCCGATGGCAAGGCCGATCAGGGCTTCGGAGGCGCCCGCCAGAGACATGCCATAGGTGGTCAGCACCGGCAGCACCATAAACATGCCGAGCATGCGCAGGGAGAAGACGGAGCCGAGCGCCCAGGTCGCGCGGCGCTCGCCCCTCGTCATGGTGAAATCATTCATGATGGCCTCGATAGGTCAAAGAGAAGGGAGACGCAAGGGGTGGATGACGCAAGGCGCGTCACACCCGAACAGCGGGAAAAGTGCCCCGCAGGGCGGCCCCATAATAACAGAGCCGGGAAGGTTCCCGGCTCTGGATTTCATGCATTTAGGGGTGCAGTTCACACTATCAGGGCAGCATGCTCACCAGCACGGGAGTCGCGTCCGGCTGGAAGTCCACCGACATCATCACGCTCAGGCAGGTGATGGTGACGATGGAGAACATGTCCGCGTCAGGATCACGGCAGCATGCTCACCAATACCGGCGTCGCGTCCGGCTGGAAGTCCACCGACATCATCACGCTCAGACAGGTAATGGTGACGATGGAGAACATGAACAACTTGCGGGCCCACAGGGAGTCATCGACCGCCTGCTTGTAACCCGACAGCGCCATCCCCAGCCACCAGACACTCACCGCCGTGGCCACGATCAGATACTTGTAACCGGCATAACCGCCGAGGAACAGCATCAGGGTCGGCACCATAAACGCCAGTATGTAGAGGGTGATATGGTGTTTGGCCACCGAGATCCCCTTCACCACCGGCAACACCGGGATGTTGGCGGCCTGGTAATCCTTGAAGCGGAAGATGGCAATCGCATAGGAGTGCGGCATCTGCCACAGGCTGAAGATCGCCAGCAGGATCAGGGCGCCCGAGTCGAACTCGTTGCTCACCGCGCAGTAGCCGATGACGGGTGGCGCGGCGCCGGAGAGGCTGCCGACCAGGGTGCCATAGACCGAATGGCGCTTCATGTAGAGGCTGTAGACGCCCACATAGACCAGGAAGCCGAGCACTGCCAGCAAGGCGGCCAACGGATTGGCCGCAAAGTAGAGCAGTGCAATGCCCGCAACGCCGAGTGCGCTCGCATACCAGAGCGACACGCCAGGGGCGATCAGCCCCTTCACCAGGGCGCGGTTCTTGGTCCGCTCCATGATGCAGTCGATGTCCCGGTCGATGTAGTTGTTGAACACACAACCGGAGGCGACCACCAGTGACACCCCCGCCATGGTCAGGATGAACAGGGGAACGTCCAGGCTCCCCTTGGAGGCCAGCAGGAATCCGCCGATAACCGAGATGAGGTTACCGAAGATGATGCCCGGTTTGGTCACTTGCAGGTATTGCTTCATCATCACACCAACCCGCTTAGTGAACCATCATGTTGACGTTGAGGTTGTACATGATCCACAGGGAACCCACCACCACTATGGCGATGATGAGCACGGTAAACACCAGTGCCACCAGGTTCCAGCGCTCCTCAGACGA encodes the following:
- the tauA gene encoding taurine ABC transporter substrate-binding protein; the encoded protein is MTGKGTSLWLAALALVVQSAQAVEVTVAYQTSAEPAKVAQADNSFAKESGAKVDWRKFDSGASVVRALASGDVQIGNIGSSPLAVAASQNVPIEVFLLASKLGDSEALVVKKGLSTPQDLVGKRIAVPYSSTTHYSLLAALKHWGVDPTKLEIVNLQPPAIIAAWQRGDIDGAYVWAPALNKLTKEGSVLTDSAQVGSWGAPTLDVWVVRKDFAKAHPEVVQAFVKSNLAAQQAYLDNPADWLAQPANLDKLASLSGVSVAEVPDLVRGNTYLGAREQSAQLGSLVNQTIVDTARFLETQGKVPSAAPDYSQFVTDRFVKPLAQ
- a CDS encoding retention module-containing protein, whose protein sequence is MEITHAQGESWVVLKDGSIKTVQVGDLIPKGVLLVSKSEVELTPPAPVSDAPDKAQAAISFDTEPLSPEEQQELAELQQAILDGKDPTEVAQATASGGDASGIAAGSGNAGAIVTERTNQATISNAGFDTAHDAPEFIRYRDILGELTAEEAEHDPIAFDQSHIISEDAPTLYAQVPAAQDPDHDGINPQGYSLVTDVDRGQLILNADGSYIYTPSAEFQSLKEGETQQVSFTYIATDPNGNQSAPATVTITITGTNDDASIGVATPGADQGAVKEDVTLTTGGKLVATDVDQGEAHFQPQDQVKGAHGTFSLDADGNWTYNLDNNDPAVQALKEGETLPSEHFVVKSADGSAEHSVTVTITGTNDVASIGVATPGADQGAVKEDVTLSTGGKLVATDVDQGEARFQPQDQVKGAHGTFSLDADGNWTYNLDNNDPAVQALKEGETLPSEHFVVKSADGSAEHSVTVTITGTNDDASIGVATPGADQGAVKEDVTLSTGGKLVATDVDQGEARFQPQDQVKGAHGTFSLDADGNWTYNLDNNDPAVQALKEGETLPSEHFVVKSADGSAEHSVTVTITGTNDDASIGVATPGADQGAVKEDVTLSTGGKLVATDVDQGEARFQPQDQVKGAHGTFSLDADGNWTYNLDNNDPAVQALKEGETLPSEHFVVKSADGSAEHSVTVTITGTNDDASIGVATPGADQGAVKEDVTLTTGGKLVATDVDQGEARFQPQDQVKGAHGTFSLDADGNWTYNLDNNDPAVQALKEGETLPSEHFVVKSADGSAEHSVTVTITGTNDDASIGVATPGADQGAVKEDVTLSTGGKLVATDVDQGEARFQPQDQVKGAHGTFSLDADGNWTYNLDNNDPAVQALKEGETLPSEHFVVKSADGSAEHSVTVTITGTNDDASIGVATPGADQGAVKEDVTLSTGGKLVATDVDQGEARFQPQDQVKGAHGTFSLDADGNWTYNLDNNDPAVQALKEGETLPSEHFVVKSADGSAEHSVTVTITGTNDDASIGVATPGADQGAVKEDVTLTTGGKLVATDVDQGEARFQPQDQVKGAHGTFSLDADGNWTYNLDNNDPAVQALKEGETLPSEHFVVKSADGSAEHGVTVTITGTNDDASIGVATPGADQGAVKEDVTLTTGGKLVATDVDQGEARFQPQDQVKGAHGTFSLDADGNWTYNLDNNDPAVQALKEGETLPSEHFVVKSADGSAEHGVTVTITGTNDDASIGVATPGADQGAVKEDVTLTTGGKLVATDVDQGEARFQPQDQVKGAHGTFSLDADGNWTYNLDNNDPAVQALKEGETLPSEHFVVKSADGSAEHGVTVTITGTNDDASIGVATPGTDQGAVKEDVTLTTGGKLVATDVDQGEARFQPQDQVKGAHGTFSLDADGNWTYNLDNNDPAVQALKEGETLPSEHFVVKSADGSAEHSVTVTITGTNEAPDARDDGASTQQTVTLDGQNWDTSGDIKVDYYVIDATTGLKIANAEQSDYTGDGDHRYGVKSDIEQPNADAVQAGQLGYLDSENKSEAMRFTFQQGQVADHASIEIKNLWSDRFNGGWEPGCERGVWKAFYKGELIATGVFEGTSGGKQTLQIEAGGRYFDTIEMSAIGYKDGIVDPQGSEYFITKVTADLTHFDQAFQTNETGSLDLDVLKNDTDPNQDAIAIVEGSYPDYITLVNGKLHFDAAKYLQTLPAGQRDLQPGEVKSIEFEYSIRDIHGATDQAKVTITIIGDPLSGTAPLHVEMQEGDLAGGATAHSEGLLPGAHEATPHDYRFATQQSGAEVHSGGNPLSYEVSQDGLQLTGFIMEGGQKVNVLVAQLDPQQGSYQLDLFRPLDHGLPGKDLLSLPFDMNIQVGNQLTQGKLIVDIIDSAPTPGTISHAVGDVEPQSNSVIIALDMSGSMKDYVHDANGQWTTRWSISQQAIKAMFEQYDKAGEVQFKIATHAGYPDGQVSGWLHSLADIQAFFDTIVPSGWTPYYQALNQLDAILSNPQDQVAMEGTNKQFYFLSDGAPSDFGYWTNGSYKSQEIRDRLMSGISPDEVGGEQHYQELLKGTVSPTKAEQFLILGESMDHIMDKHGNPFDSMNMLAIGQSSSLEYLTPLAGQDGTAILVEKDADVVNILTESVPGQLQGDVTLQSIEGEWVQSLTHDDRTYFYDQTKGGIFIHDSATDNKVVDGAKLTLDTTNGKLVLNFETGQYDYQAKDVHGNGQDKFLLTLRDGDGDTADTALVIDVTDLQGGVSASPLTLGTAEKPAAFALSAPLLGSEAQDELIELPVSQPAAPASHLESLTANGIAIGDLLDHDEMDSLLTQVAPATQDSPGIAGEGAAMSALPDGNVPDLLSHTMPNPVFDELLSQQQFIQ
- a CDS encoding YdcF family protein yields the protein MKQTLLSLTLASLLALPAFLPSIAWAAPVRSLQKEQNYDQYISKRQVVDQLLADAWQIFKSPARVSTAGFTAKMPSNMERVTELLLQAYQLEPYRTDLLISAANAQIYNGNVERAINLFEQALTTAPDDLDLNSYLATWQRFKGDQAKSDTYLKRVSELNGGRAADLQRLFDTVDRVNATPLKEQGERSPKPGNRAIVTLGYALNPDGSMHDILLGRLETTRSLAQANPAALIILTGGVPQNRQTEGKLMADWLVKKGIDRSRIIEENYATSTVENALYSGYALARHQIQYATLVSSASHVRRGQTLLEIACWQSGPAGIQIDSVSYPDQPLSTLAKVSDGELLGIYRDALRTYGLWSYRSAPLIER
- the tauB gene encoding taurine ABC transporter ATP-binding subunit, producing MLQLAYVSAEYAGKKVLDNISLSLAEGELMVVLGPSGCGKTTLLNLIAGFEPCQNGQISLQGKPVRGPGAERGVVFQSEGLLPWRNVQDNVALGLQLAGVPRAERSEQALTLLRKVGLEGAAERPIWQLSGGQRQRVGIARALATRPQLLLLDEPFGALDAFTREQMQTLLLRLWHEGRRQVLLITHDIEEAVFLASELVLLSPSPGRVVERLSLDFGRRFAAGEPCRSIKSDPAFIERREYVLSRVFNEREAFA